From candidate division KSB1 bacterium, one genomic window encodes:
- the ssnA gene encoding putative aminohydrolase SsnA, whose product MSLLIHNTLIFTNDDQNTILDGHAVAIEGTRIKEIGGKSELKQKYIQFEQFDGGGRLLMPGWVNTHMHFYGTFARGLALQKAPSNFHEILKFLWWKLDSALDLQAVYYSALVQAISAVKHGVTSIIDHHASPKAVEGSLDKIEEALNLLGLRGVLCYEVSDRNGEEIRELGLQENARYIQKCQNARQENPDHLFDGMVGLHASFTLENESLQKAAELSKTSNRGCHIHVLEDGVDGDQTREKFQIGVVERLREFGILGDKTIAAHGIHLDESEVDLLAETDTVVVHNPQSNMNNAVGRTDVFKLLQKEILVGIGTDGMSANIWPDARTANLLHKHDLQNSNAGWNEIQQMTLKNNPKIFERISGQKIGRIEPGCLADLILVDYFPPTPMTGENIWGHFLFGIADAPVDTTIVNGRVIMKNKEIAGLDEEGIAA is encoded by the coding sequence ATGAGTTTGCTAATCCACAATACACTCATCTTCACCAATGATGACCAAAACACCATTTTAGATGGTCACGCAGTTGCAATTGAGGGCACTCGTATTAAGGAAATCGGAGGGAAAAGCGAGCTTAAACAAAAGTACATACAGTTTGAGCAATTTGATGGCGGCGGTCGACTACTAATGCCGGGCTGGGTTAACACCCACATGCATTTTTACGGTACGTTTGCCCGCGGTTTGGCTTTGCAAAAAGCTCCATCAAATTTTCATGAAATTCTCAAGTTTCTCTGGTGGAAGCTGGATTCAGCGCTCGATTTGCAGGCAGTTTACTATAGTGCTTTAGTGCAAGCCATCTCCGCGGTCAAACATGGAGTTACCTCCATTATCGATCACCACGCCAGCCCAAAGGCTGTTGAAGGCAGCCTTGACAAAATTGAGGAAGCGCTGAATTTATTGGGATTGCGTGGTGTACTTTGCTACGAAGTCTCAGACCGCAACGGCGAGGAAATTCGTGAATTAGGATTACAAGAAAATGCGCGTTATATTCAAAAATGTCAAAATGCCAGACAAGAAAATCCCGATCACCTTTTCGATGGCATGGTTGGCTTGCATGCCTCGTTTACTTTAGAAAACGAGAGCCTGCAAAAGGCCGCTGAGCTTAGCAAAACCTCGAATCGCGGCTGCCATATTCATGTTCTTGAAGACGGGGTGGATGGCGACCAAACGCGGGAAAAATTTCAGATTGGCGTTGTTGAACGCTTACGGGAATTTGGTATTTTAGGCGATAAGACAATCGCGGCACACGGGATTCATCTCGATGAATCCGAAGTGGACCTGCTTGCAGAAACCGACACGGTCGTCGTCCATAATCCACAGTCGAACATGAATAACGCGGTTGGGCGCACGGATGTTTTTAAATTACTTCAGAAAGAAATTTTAGTTGGCATCGGCACCGACGGCATGTCTGCGAATATATGGCCGGATGCACGGACAGCGAATTTGCTGCACAAACATGATTTGCAAAATTCGAATGCCGGCTGGAATGAAATTCAGCAAATGACACTCAAAAACAACCCGAAGATTTTCGAACGGATCTCGGGACAAAAAATAGGTAGAATCGAACCCGGCTGTTTGGCGGATTTGATTCTGGTCGATTATTTTCCGCCCACGCCGATGACCGGTGAGAACATCTGGGGGCATTTTTTATTTGGTATCGCTGATGCGCCTGTCGATACTACAATTGTAAACGGCCGTGTCATCATGAAAAATAAAGAAATTGCAGGATTGGATGAAGAGGGGATTGCGGCA
- a CDS encoding type II toxin-antitoxin system RelE/ParE family toxin — MARINWSNQALDDLDAICNFIARDAPRYAQVFANRVFESVERLELFPKSGRIVPELQLETIREIIFGNYRIVYRLKQKEVEILTVFHAARLFDFSEIL; from the coding sequence ATGGCTAGAATAAATTGGTCGAATCAAGCGCTTGATGATTTAGATGCAATCTGTAATTTTATCGCGCGTGATGCTCCTCGCTATGCTCAAGTTTTCGCAAATCGAGTATTTGAATCAGTTGAGAGATTAGAGCTGTTCCCAAAATCTGGTAGAATCGTTCCTGAATTGCAACTGGAGACGATTAGAGAAATTATCTTTGGCAATTATCGTATTGTTTACAGGTTAAAACAAAAGGAAGTCGAAATTCTAACAGTATTTCATGCCGCAAGGCTTTTTGATTTTTCTGAAATATTATGA
- a CDS encoding Fic family protein: MEITSKKYFSEYTDRIGHEIEFLISSFDFSDQHIDLGYSTQASAVYSSNIEGNSVDLNSFMNYKLSPEKFKQTKEIEEIENLVTAYQFAQKSKLSESNFLECHRIFSPTLLIKSKRGNYRIDKVGVFGQTGLAYLALEPEHVQKRMKSFFQKMEALLKDKLSLEEIFYFASMMHLIFAHIHPFTDGNGRAARLLGKWFLTEKIGDQYWKIPSEKYYKDNQGKYYANINLGVNYDELNYDNCMPFLMMLPNCLRTK, encoded by the coding sequence ATGGAAATCACCAGCAAGAAATACTTTTCAGAATACACGGATCGAATTGGACATGAAATAGAATTTTTAATCAGTAGCTTTGATTTTAGTGATCAACATATAGATTTGGGATATTCTACTCAGGCATCCGCTGTTTACTCGTCAAATATTGAAGGAAACAGCGTTGATTTAAATTCTTTCATGAACTATAAACTTTCTCCCGAAAAGTTTAAACAAACGAAAGAAATTGAAGAAATTGAAAATCTTGTCACGGCGTATCAGTTTGCTCAAAAAAGTAAATTAAGCGAGTCTAACTTTTTAGAATGTCACCGCATTTTTTCGCCGACCTTATTAATAAAAAGCAAAAGAGGTAACTATCGCATTGATAAAGTCGGTGTTTTTGGACAGACTGGTTTAGCCTACTTAGCGCTTGAGCCCGAACACGTTCAGAAGAGAATGAAGTCATTTTTTCAAAAGATGGAAGCTTTATTGAAGGACAAGCTCTCACTCGAAGAGATTTTTTATTTTGCCTCGATGATGCATTTAATATTTGCTCACATACATCCCTTTACGGATGGCAACGGACGGGCGGCTCGATTATTGGGAAAATGGTTTCTGACCGAAAAAATCGGCGACCAATATTGGAAAATTCCGTCAGAAAAATATTACAAAGATAATCAGGGGAAGTATTATGCAAATATCAATCTTGGCGTCAATTATGATGAGTTAAATTATGATAATTGCATGCCATTTTTAATGATGCTGCCGAATTGCCTTAGAACTAAATAA